Proteins from a genomic interval of Alphaproteobacteria bacterium:
- a CDS encoding ABC transporter substrate-binding protein: protein MFRTTTILAFAAAATLSAYSSAATARDFTVVGWGGANQEQRSELFYRPFAKKQHIVLLEDVYLGGWGQFQAMQDTGAILWDVVQVESSELARGCEEGVFVKIDWPRIANRDNLMAEAITQCGLGMIVWSAGLAYNTKLVDEAPAGLEDFWNLEKFPGKRGMRQGPKMNLEFALMADGVAPDKVFEVLSTPEGVDRAFNKLDEIKPQLQFWKSGGQPPEWLAAGDVPISMAYSGRIARAIDEGKDVAFVWDRPVYAMDSYVILNGTGNEDTSYDFLNYIIDADPNKWAEVVRFSNYAVALSDVNGMMDTNTEKKLPAGENIANGLFWGTDEAISFWLDNQEQLTERWDAWAAQ, encoded by the coding sequence ATGTTCAGGACAACGACGATTTTGGCATTTGCGGCAGCAGCAACGCTGTCGGCGTATAGTTCCGCCGCGACCGCCCGCGACTTCACCGTCGTCGGTTGGGGCGGGGCCAATCAAGAGCAACGCAGCGAGCTCTTTTACCGGCCATTCGCGAAAAAGCAGCATATTGTGTTGCTCGAGGACGTGTATCTCGGCGGCTGGGGACAGTTCCAGGCGATGCAAGATACCGGCGCCATTCTCTGGGATGTGGTCCAGGTCGAATCCTCCGAATTGGCCCGGGGTTGCGAGGAAGGCGTCTTCGTAAAGATCGACTGGCCGCGCATTGCGAACCGCGACAATCTGATGGCGGAGGCGATTACCCAGTGCGGTCTCGGCATGATCGTATGGTCGGCGGGGCTTGCCTATAACACCAAGCTCGTTGACGAGGCTCCAGCCGGCCTCGAGGATTTCTGGAACCTCGAGAAGTTCCCCGGCAAGCGCGGCATGCGGCAGGGGCCGAAGATGAACCTCGAATTCGCGCTGATGGCCGACGGCGTCGCGCCCGACAAGGTCTTCGAGGTTCTCTCCACCCCCGAGGGCGTGGACCGCGCCTTCAACAAACTCGACGAGATCAAACCGCAGCTCCAGTTCTGGAAATCGGGCGGTCAGCCGCCGGAGTGGCTCGCCGCCGGCGACGTGCCGATATCGATGGCCTATAGCGGTCGCATCGCCCGTGCCATCGACGAAGGCAAGGACGTGGCCTTCGTCTGGGACCGGCCGGTCTACGCGATGGATTCCTATGTGATCCTGAACGGCACCGGGAACGAAGACACCTCCTACGACTTCCTCAATTACATCATCGATGCCGACCCCAACAAATGGGCCGAGGTCGTGCGTTTTTCGAACTATGCCGTGGCTCTGAGCGACGTGAATGGAATGATGGACACCAACACCGAGAAGAAGCTCCCGGCCGGCGAGAATATCGCCAACGGCCTGTTCTGGGGCACCGACGAGGCGATCTCGTTTTGGCTCGACAATCAGGAGCAACTGACCGAACGCTGGGACGCCTGGGCCGCGCAGTAG
- a CDS encoding ABC transporter permease gives MRSDSAAAYHPPAGRRALRRGLLLATPLLAFLILFFLIPIAGIFVTSVNSPDFADAFPRTAAALERWDGASIPDEAAYAALVADMRVARENQTIAAAATRLNRETGGLRSVLMRAARHADRLDAEAPRRDLVALDPRWGELSTWHAIDAVSGPWTARFVLAALDLRQDDHGGIARADPDHQVYLRLMARTIWMSVVVTALCLLVGYPMAYAIATAPGRLSRLLLFLVLLPFWMSVLVRTAAWVILLQSNGVLNGLLIWLGLVDTPIPLIFNRTGVYIAMVYVLLPFMVLPLHSVMRSVPGDLMRAAASLGARPLNAFFTVYLPQTLPGLGAGCLLVFIISVGFYVTPALVGGPRDQMLSSTIFNFALETAHWGMAAAIALLLMLVVALFFPLYARVLRGGAVKVQ, from the coding sequence ATGCGATCCGATAGCGCCGCCGCGTACCATCCTCCGGCCGGTCGCCGGGCGTTGCGGCGCGGCCTACTGCTCGCAACCCCGCTGCTCGCTTTCCTCATCCTGTTCTTCTTGATCCCGATCGCCGGGATCTTCGTGACCAGCGTCAACAGTCCCGATTTCGCCGACGCATTTCCCCGTACCGCGGCCGCCCTCGAGCGCTGGGACGGGGCATCCATACCGGACGAGGCGGCTTATGCCGCCTTGGTCGCGGACATGCGCGTGGCGCGGGAGAATCAGACCATCGCCGCGGCGGCGACCCGTCTCAACCGTGAGACGGGTGGGTTGCGTAGCGTGCTGATGCGCGCGGCCCGGCACGCCGACCGTCTCGATGCTGAGGCGCCGAGGCGCGATCTGGTCGCCCTCGATCCGCGGTGGGGAGAGCTCTCGACGTGGCACGCGATCGACGCCGTGAGCGGGCCCTGGACGGCGCGGTTCGTCCTCGCCGCACTCGATCTTCGCCAGGACGATCACGGCGGTATTGCGCGCGCGGATCCCGATCATCAAGTCTATCTCCGTCTGATGGCGAGAACGATCTGGATGAGCGTGGTCGTAACCGCGCTTTGCCTATTGGTCGGCTATCCCATGGCCTATGCCATCGCCACCGCGCCGGGCCGGCTGTCGCGGCTGCTGCTGTTCCTCGTCTTGCTGCCGTTCTGGATGTCGGTTCTGGTGCGGACGGCGGCCTGGGTGATCCTGCTTCAATCCAATGGGGTGTTGAATGGCCTTTTGATCTGGCTTGGTCTTGTCGATACCCCGATTCCGCTGATCTTCAACCGAACCGGCGTCTATATCGCCATGGTCTATGTCCTCCTGCCGTTCATGGTGTTGCCGCTGCACAGTGTCATGCGGTCGGTCCCCGGCGATCTCATGCGCGCCGCGGCATCGCTCGGCGCGCGGCCACTGAACGCCTTTTTCACCGTCTACCTGCCGCAGACCCTACCCGGCCTCGGCGCCGGCTGCCTCCTGGTTTTCATTATTTCGGTCGGGTTCTACGTGACACCGGCCTTGGTCGGCGGCCCACGCGATCAGATGCTCAGCTCGACGATCTTCAATTTCGCGCTGGAAACCGCGCATTGGGGCATGGCGGCGGCGATCGCTCTGTTGCTGATGCTGGTCGTCGCGCTGTTTTTTCCGCTCTACGCGCGCGTACTGCGCGGTGGCGCTGTCAAGGTCCAATAG
- a CDS encoding ABC transporter permease: MQASSTYSQRLWRIGFRVFVGMCFLFLLLPVLVVVPLSFSAGSFLNYPLPGLSWQWYETVLEPYPWVFAFRNSLVIAIATTVLATILGTLAAYGLVAVDFRFKGAVVALIISPLVVPVVIVALATYFALAGLGLLGTFSALVLAHTILAVPFVFITVTAALQRFDWVYVRAAQSLGASPLRTFFDTTFPMTLPGVIAGAIFAFVTSFDDVVVALFLSSPATLTLPRQLFSGIRDQLDPSIVAAATFLILVSVALLATVEFLRWWANRGGSGQ, from the coding sequence ATGCAGGCGTCGTCCACCTATTCGCAGCGTTTGTGGCGCATCGGATTTCGCGTTTTCGTCGGAATGTGCTTCCTGTTCCTGTTGTTGCCGGTACTGGTCGTGGTGCCGCTTTCGTTCAGCGCCGGCAGCTTCTTGAACTATCCGCTGCCCGGTCTTTCATGGCAGTGGTACGAAACGGTCCTCGAGCCCTATCCCTGGGTCTTCGCCTTTCGCAACAGCCTCGTCATCGCCATAGCCACGACGGTATTGGCCACGATTCTGGGAACCCTCGCCGCCTATGGGCTGGTCGCCGTCGATTTCCGGTTCAAAGGCGCGGTGGTGGCGTTGATCATCTCGCCCTTGGTCGTCCCGGTCGTCATCGTCGCCTTGGCGACCTATTTTGCGCTCGCCGGCCTCGGCCTGTTGGGCACTTTCTCGGCGCTGGTCCTGGCCCATACGATTCTGGCCGTTCCCTTCGTCTTCATCACGGTCACCGCCGCGCTCCAACGGTTCGATTGGGTTTATGTCCGGGCCGCGCAGAGCCTCGGCGCGTCGCCGCTGCGAACCTTCTTCGACACCACCTTCCCGATGACCCTGCCGGGGGTCATTGCGGGCGCGATCTTCGCCTTCGTGACGTCGTTCGACGATGTCGTGGTGGCGCTATTCCTATCCTCGCCGGCGACACTCACCTTGCCGCGGCAGCTCTTCAGCGGCATCCGCGATCAGCTCGACCCGTCAATCGTCGCCGCCGCAACGTTTCTCATCTTGGTCTCGGTCGCGTTGCTGGCGACGGTCGAGTTTCTTCGCTGGTGGGCCAACCGCGGTGGCAGCGGCCAGTAG